In Setaria italica strain Yugu1 chromosome IX, Setaria_italica_v2.0, whole genome shotgun sequence, the genomic stretch CGAGCGAAGAATGAACAGGTATCACTAACAAGTTGCATAACTTTTGGAGGGCATTAGAAGTTTCTGCTGCAACGTTGCGTTCTCCTGGGAAAAAACCTTCCAGTATGGCAGGTTTACTGCAAACCTTCATACATGCGTTTATAATAACCGGGACGTCCCTTTCCTAGCCTGGACAGATTCAGTCGCCATATACACAAGCTGATTGTGGATTTCCTGTTCAGTTACTGGACAGGCTTTACCTAAAAAAAAGTTACCGGACAGGCTAAATCATGAATACACATGGGCGTAGCTAGTGTTCCGAGTGGACAGGCAGTAGCATTCTATTGTTGATAGATAGAATCGGGTTGTACATTTATAAACAGAATATATCTttgcttaaaaaaaaaggatactCACAGCAATGCAGACGTCACAACTGACGAATTCCTTTAttgaaaatttatataaaaaaaaggggCACTGTGCTAGTAGGTGGCCAGCAGAACATCTACCTACGCAGCCACTGGAACAGGATGGTCCTCCAAGAAGCCAACGAGTAGCTCATTCACCTTGTCAGGGAACTGCTCCTGCACAAAGTGGCTTCCTTCAGGGATGTAGACGATCTTCAGGTCGGGCGCAAACATCCCCATGATGCCGTCTTTCAAAACGGACGCGAAGCCAGGGAGCTTGTAGACGTAATCTTTCTCCCCCATGACAACAAACACCGGGACTTGGAATTTCGGGTCTTCAATCGTGTGCCTCTTATGGAGTGACCTATCAAGTACAGCAGACACAGACAGATACCCCTAGTTGTGTAAGACACCTATGAAGTAGGGAAGAAAATGGCAGCGTACAAACTCAAGCCATGTTTACCTGTACGGCATCTTCAGTGGATACCGGAAACCAGACTTCTCATAGAGGGACGCATAGACAGCGAGATCTTTCTCGCTGAACCACTCTGGAAGGGGCGTCGACAAGTCTGCGAGATCAGTGATCTCCTGATCTTCTTTGGCTATGGGGATCTCACTGCTAGAGAACAGAACGTAGATGGTGCGCACAACTCTCTTCACATCATATCTGCCGAAGTCAGCCTCCGCTCTTCCAGGCTCCTGCAAGCACAGGGGCTTCCACGGTCATATGATGTGCAAGCTCTCTGCTCAATCCTAACGGGGGGAGAATGCTCGGTTCAGAATTTAACCAGCCAACGCGACATGTAGAATCCTTCCGGCATGGCGGCGAAGGAGGAAGCGAAAGGAGTGAAAGGGATGCCCAAACACATCACGCCACAGATGCGGTCAGGGTGACGCAGAGCGAAATCGTAGGCTGGCACGGCTCCGAAATCCTTCCCCACCAGGAATGCCTGCATTGATTGAAGCAAAAAACTGGTATCATTTGGGTGAATGTTGTATAATCGTATTATCCGTTACAATGATTGGAAAACATTCTCTTATTACTCTCCATCCAAGTGTAAGAACACTAATCTACATGGTGACGTTGCAGAATTAGACGTCTCATTTTCTGTCACTTATGGCACCAGGTTGATGAATCAAATGTGTATAGTGTATACATCCGAACTGCTTAATTAAAAGAAGCAttacttttttttggaaagatgACAGAAGCATTACTGACGGAAAAATCTGCACGGTTTTCTTTACTGGTATGGATTTCCTAGCAAAAACCCTTACAGCAACATGACTGATGAAAGAATTAGCACACCTTCACTAGTATACATGAGAAATTGTAGCTAATTAATATTGTGATGAAAGCGATGATACTGATATACCTTGGGGATAGAAAGGGCGTCGAGGATGCCGAGGAGATCACCCAGCAGGTCGTCGTAcgacacctcctcctcctccggtggcTGGTCGGAGAGCCCGTAACCGCGCCAGTCCGGCGCGACGGCGCGGtacccggcggcggccacggccagcATCTGGTGGCGCCACGAGTACCATATCTCCGGGAAGCCGTGCAGGAACACCACCGCCCCCTTGTCACCTGCGCCCAAACACACACACCGGGATTAGATGTTCTCGGACCGTGCCACGCTGAGTTGGAACGAGAGCAGCGAACACGACCACGCGCTGCTCACCTTTGCCGGCCTGGGCGACGTGGAGGTTGAGGCCTCGGATGGGGAGGTGGCTGTGCTCGATCTGCTGCTCCATGTCCATGGCCTCGCCCTTGACCGCTGAGCCTATCTCTTCGTACAGGGGGAAAAAAATCTTCTAACCTTCCTGCCTGTCTTTCTCCACTGAAATAGAGGCCTTGCGCCTAGCGGATACTCTTCAATTTTCAAGATTGTACAAAGCTGAAAGCGCACAGTTTGACCAGTCGAAGAAAAACAGCGAAGAGCAGCAAAAGCTGTATACTTTCTCCGTCAGGTCTAGCAGAAAAAAATCCTGTTTACTTTTCAACCTCAGTCAACGTCATCGCACAGGTGAAGACTGCAGCCGCGCAAACGCTTCATCTCATATTCCCATCTTCCACGCGGCTCCGATCAGAAACAAGCGAGCGTCTAGAGCTTGTTGCGTGAAAGTCCATGGCCggctggccgccgccgaccccatGTCCGCCATGGCAATGGTGTGCTCAGTGTCGGAGATGCTTTGACCAGTGGCAGCAATTAACCCGGAATGGGTTGACCGGGAGCAACATGAATGTAATAGTTGTAAAATACTAATCTCAATCCGAATGCTAGAGAACAAGGAGTACTATGTTCATGAGCCGCAAATTTTCTTAGGTCTTGTTTTGAACGGGTCAGAGCTTAAGTTTACTAAGTGCTAAAAGTTTAGCTTAGTTTATCTTTTTTGAGACATGGCTAATTAATAATAGAGTTAAAATTTATAAAGTGTCACTTTTGTCCCTGTTCCTCTCTTAAATTAGGGCAttctgatcttttttttttgtttcattaaCTCCTTTTTACTTGCTAATGCTTCTACATCTTATTTAGggtgagctaaaatttagcttacTCAATACTAATGTTTAAGTGCTTTTACCCATTAACACCATCCAAACAGGCATGCCCACCGTTCGTGTCAACATCCGTTCACTTGTGTGAGTGTCCTTGCCTTGCCCCTCACGCGGCTGTCGTCTTCTCCTCGGGGAATTCAAGAAACAACACTGGTTTCTCATGGTGTTCGAAACATAGCACTTCAAACCAATGTATTCATAAGACAAAATTGATATCACCAAATAGATATGTAAAATAACATTCCACCAACTTCTTCACATAGAAAAGATAAAATTGCCTCAGTTCATTTTAAAGCACGCAGgccttctttttcctccttcaTAATAATGGAATCTCAGATTTCACCATATAGAAAACGCATGCACTtaaaatataataaatataaatagatAAATGGAAGAAAAAGTAGAATGGCTCGACTCTCTTGTATagtctttttttctctcttttcttttctctataTGTAaactttttatttatttaaatataaCAATAAGAGCTTGCCCCCTGCTGTTTAAAAATAATACGAGTTCcattttctctttcctttttgctatatgttaaatttttttatttatttaatatataACCAATATGAGCTTGCCCCTCTCttgtttcaaaagaaaatatgaGTTCCATTTTAGCAA encodes the following:
- the LOC101775388 gene encoding uncharacterized protein LOC101775388; protein product: MDMEQQIEHSHLPIRGLNLHVAQAGKGDKGAVVFLHGFPEIWYSWRHQMLAVAAAGYRAVAPDWRGYGLSDQPPEEEEVSYDDLLGDLLGILDALSIPKAFLVGKDFGAVPAYDFALRHPDRICGVMCLGIPFTPFASSFAAMPEGFYMSRWLEPGRAEADFGRYDVKRVVRTIYVLFSSSEIPIAKEDQEITDLADLSTPLPEWFSEKDLAVYASLYEKSGFRYPLKMPYRSLHKRHTIEDPKFQVPVFVVMGEKDYVYKLPGFASVLKDGIMGMFAPDLKIVYIPEGSHFVQEQFPDKVNELLVGFLEDHPVPVAA